In a genomic window of Cuculus canorus isolate bCucCan1 chromosome 4, bCucCan1.pri, whole genome shotgun sequence:
- the S100P gene encoding protein S100-P: protein MSQLETAMGMTIAVFDNYAKTDGNRQTLSKAELKTLLEKELPNFLASGKDKDAIDKVFKNLDENGDSQVDFKEFVIFVAALTCCCHKYFEQKAK, encoded by the exons ATGTCTCAGCTAGAAACTGCAATGGGAATGACCATTGCTGTCTTTGACAATTATGCAAAGACTGATGGCAACAGGCAAACCCTCAGCAAAGCAGAACTGAAGACCCTCCTGGAAAAAGAGCTCCCAAATTTCCTTGCG tcgGGGAAGGACAAGGATGCCATTGATAAAGTCTTTAAGAAcctggatgaaaatggtgattCCCAAGTGGACTTCAAAGAATTTGTCATCTTTGTGGCAGCTCTGACTTGCTGCTGTCACAAATATTTTGAGCAGAAAGCCAAATAA
- the LOC128852057 gene encoding uncharacterized protein LOC128852057, with protein MMIVISLKLLLTMCFGFLATGLGNLTVTQIPTKIYLSVGDYTEITCIWKKSVERYRVSWYLVNKENITRTVSSELCYVSDMTRQSKDVLVIKSANVNDTGFYYCEIIIEIPFCKKVCGNGTTVVVEEKEVPTLKKRDLAIWAIIPFLVAAGSLYLCCKKKQHSELSELPVPAERHQEEQMREVADLDGGNEYTNEAAEEILSCNSAEWVVSTLYESLDSFLQ; from the exons ATGATGATCGTAATTTCATTGAAACTTCTTCTAACAATGTGTTTTGGGTTCTTAG CTACAGGTCTCGGTAATTTAACAGTCACACAAATACCAACGAAAATATACCTATCAGTTGGAGACTACACTGAAATCACCTGTATCTGGAAAAAATCTGTTGAGAGATATAGAGTAAGCTGGTATCTTGTTAACAAAGAGAACATCACCAGAACTGTATCATCAGAACTTTGCTATGTGTCTGATATGACCCGTCAAAGCAAGGATGTGCTTGTGATAAAATCTGCCAATGTAAATGACACTGGATTTTACTACTGCGAGATAATTATTGAAATACCTTTCTGTAAGAAAGTATGTGGAAATGGGACGACAGTGGTTGTTGAAGAGAAAG AAGTTCCCACAttgaaaaagagagatttggCAATATGGGCCATCATTCCTTTCTTAGTTGCAGCGGGAAGCTTGTACCTTtgctgcaaaaagaaacagcactCAGAACTTTCTG AACTGCCTGTGCCAGCAGAAAGGCATCAGGAGGAGCAGATGCGCGAAGTTGCAGATCTTGATGGGGGAAATGAATACACCAatgaagcagctgaggaaatcCTATCATGTAATTCTGCTGAATGG gtTGTGTCTACTCTTTATGAATCACTTGATTCTTTTTTGCAATGA